A window of Bacteroidota bacterium contains these coding sequences:
- a CDS encoding response regulator transcription factor, protein MKVIIVDDERKSRETIQTLIENYCEGVTVAGTAENIEQALKCIEATTPDVLLLDISMPGGSGFDLLKRVPKITFEVIFITAYDDYGIQAIKANALDYLQKPVSIEELKQALEKANTRILEKNTAGGIKSLIDQLDTTKPSKMAKIAVPASDGLVFVAKHDIITLNAEGSYTTLVLVGGKEILSTRHLKEYEESLPPGDFIRVHHSHIINLEHVIHYQRGEGGAVSMTDGSVVIISKRKKKDFLDRFTS, encoded by the coding sequence ATGAAAGTAATAATAGTTGATGATGAACGAAAAAGCAGGGAAACTATACAAACCCTTATCGAAAATTATTGCGAGGGTGTTACTGTAGCCGGAACAGCCGAGAATATTGAACAAGCCCTGAAATGTATTGAAGCAACCACCCCTGATGTGTTACTGCTTGATATATCAATGCCCGGAGGAAGCGGTTTTGATTTGCTTAAAAGAGTGCCCAAAATAACGTTTGAGGTAATTTTTATTACCGCCTATGATGATTACGGAATACAGGCTATAAAAGCAAACGCGCTCGATTATCTTCAAAAACCGGTAAGCATAGAAGAGTTAAAACAAGCCTTAGAAAAGGCTAACACCCGCATACTTGAAAAAAATACTGCCGGCGGTATAAAATCATTAATAGACCAACTAGATACCACAAAACCCTCTAAAATGGCAAAAATTGCCGTTCCGGCCAGTGATGGGTTAGTATTTGTAGCCAAGCACGATATTATTACATTAAACGCCGAAGGCAGCTATACCACTTTGGTACTTGTAGGAGGCAAAGAGATTTTAAGCACCCGCCACCTTAAAGAATACGAAGAGAGTTTGCCCCCGGGCGATTTTATACGGGTACATCACTCACACATCATCAATCTTGAACATGTAATCCATTACCAACGTGGTGAAGGAGGTGCTGTTTCTATGACCGACGGTTCTGTTGTTATCATATCAAAACGCAAGAAAAAGGACTTTTTAGACCGTTTTACCTCGTAG